From the Streptococcus sanguinis genome, the window CTTGCTGAAGTTGAGGCACTAGCAGAGGCTGACTTACTTTCCGCAATAGATTCGATTGTTGAGGTAGAGGCACTGACGGATGCGGAGGTGCTTGCAGATTTGGAAGTACTTCCTTCTCTTGTATCTACCAACTTACTGCCCTCAACAGTGGCCGTTCGCTTATCTGCGAATGTTATAGTAGTCGTACCATTATTAGAAACAGAAATAGCTGTATTTAAGTTTCTATTTGCTACATCTATCACTCTTAAGTTTGGATTGCTCCGTTTAATCGCTTCTCTGACCTGATTTTTTTCAGCCTCAGATAATTGATTAGGATTGTTGACTAATACAGTATTCTCCGGAAGATTTGGTCTGTATCGAATAACAATCCTAAACTGACCATTAAGAATTCTGTCCTTGTTTGTAAGAGCAGCTGAAAATTCCTCATTAGAAACGTTTTGGTTCCCTGCAGCATCAGTAACCATAACATACCGAGTATAGTGACCAATATCTGTATTTACTGGCACATTCCCATGAACCTTGACCTTTAGTAGATTACCTTCTTGAGTGACAGTTTTTTCAATCCATTCAGTTCCCCTACCAGAATCAGTACCATTATACCAACGAACATATGTCTTATTGATATCGAAAGCATTTGAATTATCAGTCGCTGTCGCAACAAACTCAAAACTTTCGCCACGATAGACAGTTATTTCTCCAGGAAAATCAACAACAGGTCTCTCTGTATCAGTAGCATTCGCTACATCACGACGCGTTCTTCTACGCCCAGTCTGACTAGAGGATTCTGTAGACTGCTGGTTGCTTGTAGAGTTGCCGGTTTCTGATGCAGACGATGCAGAGGTCTGACTGGCAGAAACTGACTGAGAAGAACTGGTTGGCTGACTAGTACTAGCACTGACTGAATCAGATGCACTTGAAGATACTGAAAGAGACTCAGATACACTTAAGGAATCTGAGACTACTTGAGATGTGCTAGCACTGATAGAGGCAGAGCTAGACTGTGACATTGACTCTGAAGCTGAGATGCTGGCAGAGATAGATGCACTGACAGAAGCACTGGCACTGGCTGAGGATGTATCTGATACAGACTCTGACTCAGTATGTGAGCTTGTCGTTGCGGTCGCTGCCTCAGCAGCACTGCTTTCTTCTCCTAAAACTGTTTCACCACGTGTCGCTAAAACGTCTGTCGTGTCGATGACTTTTTCCAGAGCCTGATCTTCTTCTGCGTGGACGGTTGTGTTGGTCACAAGAGCACCGCCCAGGACGGCCCCCGTAGCGACAATGCCCCTCAAAAAGTCTATGCCGCTCTTCTTATCGGTAACTGGTTGCTCGGTTACCTTGAGCTCGATCGTTGAAAGGCCTCCCCCCTTCATTGATCTAAAAAGGCCAAACTGCGATGTTGCAGCACGTAGCCAATGCTTACCCGATTTAATCAGCTTAAAACGAGTCACACGCTCTACTTCGTGGTACTTACCTTTTTGACGTTTAAAAAACATAATTCTCCCTTTAATTTATATCCTTTTTAAAAATCCATTAATCCCATTTTACCACACTATTAGAGAAATTGAACAATAATTTACTTATTTTTTTTGCTGAAATTGTTTTCAAGCATTTCCAAAAAACTCATTTTCAAAAAGAATCACCTTACTTTCATAACCCTTTTCAAATAGAAAAAACGCCAAATAGCGTTTCTTGCAACTTATGACGGAAGACATGGGATTCGAACCCACGCACGCTTTTACACGCCTACTGCGTTTCCAACACAGCCTCTTAAGCCTCTTGAGTAATCTTCCACAAAAGAGAAAGTCCAGCTTTCTCAAAACTTTAACCATTATACCACATTACAGCCCCAACCGCCATAGTTTCCGTTAAATTTTTTCACAAATTCGACCAAAGTCCAAACATTCTGGTTCAAATCAAAGATTTCCGTCGTATCCATACGAATCACGTGCAGCTGATATGGTTTGTCCGCATCTTCTATCTTTTCAGCAGATACGAGGCTATATCCCAGTTCTTCGATTTCCTTTAGGAAACCATCTCGGTCTTCCTCAGAAGCGAAATAGGCCCAATGGTCAATCTCGCGCTCCTGACTATGGTCATCGCCGTCCTGCTCCAGCTGGTACCAGACCCGCTGGTTGAGAATGGTCTGATACTCGTATTCATTAGGATAGAGAAAGTCAAAGTACTGATCCCACTCCTCATCTTCCAAGGTCGCTGAGTCATAGCGGCGGTCTGGAAAGTCACGCATCACGTTTGCAATCGGCTCCAGATGGCTTTTCTTATCTTGCAGATAGTAGTAAAACTCAATATTTCCATCTGTCGTAATCACACCGACATGAATGCCACCGACCTGGCCCAAAGCCTCAGTAAGCCGGTCCTCAATCACATTCAGCTCTCCAAACTCACTGCTAGATGGAAAACCCGTCTCCCCATCATACTGGAGGAGCGAAATCTTAAGCCTCATAGCATAGGTATAGAGAGAATAGGGTGCCTCATCAGCAAGAGCTAGATTCAGACGGATACTAGCCAACTTGTCATCAATATAGGTTGAGAAAGATCCCCACTCACTCGGAAAAGAATCTTCAGAAGGCACATCAAGCACTGCTTCTTCAACCTTTTCTACTTTCTCTTCCTCTTGCTCTCGCTCTCGCTGCTTACCAAACAGATTCTTAAAAAAACTCATATCAAACTTCCCTTAATACTTATGAAATCAACCCAATAGAAATACAAATATTTCCTTTGTCATCACTAACATCATTGTATTACTTTTTCAGATAGAAATCAAGATTTCCTGGACATTGTAAAAGCAAAAAACGCTGATTTCTCAACGCTTTAGAAAGATTTTAAAATAATGGAGCCGGTGGGAGTCGAACCCACGTCCAAACACCTGCTAACACATTTGTCTACAACCATAGGCTATGTATTGGTTTAACTTCACTTTGACACATAGCTCAAGCCCAAGTCAAGCGAGTCTATCAATCTCTTGCAAAATCCCTAGACCAGATTTTGCCGTAGCTTGCTCATAATAAGACCTGTCATCAGACACAAGCAATCCGAATCGGGTCACGCTGGCTGGTTTTTAGGCAGCTACAGCGTAAGAATTGTTATTTTTTGCAGTTATATTTAACTGGCGTTTTACATCCGCTAGATGAGTTGCAAAATGTGCCTCATAATGCCTGTCGAATCCGTAACGACCCCAAGACAATAGGAACATTATAACAGAATCTGCTAAAAAAAGCAAAAGCCTGCACGCAGCAGGCCAGCACTTACTATCAGTTCTTAGCGAATCCCCAAAGCAATCCGAGCATAACGGCTCATCTTTTCCACCGTCCAAGCTGGGTACCAAACCAACTTAACATCAGTCTTGGTAACCTCTGGAACATCTGACATGGCATCATAGATCTGGTCAGTCAGAAGATCCGCCAGAGGGCACCCCATGGTTGTCAGGGTCATATCGATTTCCGTTTCTCCATTGGTCTCGTCAAAACGGATTTCATAGATTAGACCTAGATTGACAATATCAATTCCCAATTCTGGGTCAATGACTTGCTCCAAGCTCTCTAAAATACGCGTTTTAATCTTTTCAACTTCTTCAGGGCTGTATTTTTTTTCTGACATGCAATATCCTCCTTATAGATAGAGCAAAAATTTCAAGTTAGCTTGAGGGGGCTTTTGTTTTTCAGCTAGAATTGCCGACTTAACGCTTCCTAATGAAAA encodes:
- a CDS encoding DUF695 domain-containing protein, producing the protein MSFFKNLFGKQREREQEEEKVEKVEEAVLDVPSEDSFPSEWGSFSTYIDDKLASIRLNLALADEAPYSLYTYAMRLKISLLQYDGETGFPSSSEFGELNVIEDRLTEALGQVGGIHVGVITTDGNIEFYYYLQDKKSHLEPIANVMRDFPDRRYDSATLEDEEWDQYFDFLYPNEYEYQTILNQRVWYQLEQDGDDHSQEREIDHWAYFASEEDRDGFLKEIEELGYSLVSAEKIEDADKPYQLHVIRMDTTEIFDLNQNVWTLVEFVKKFNGNYGGWGCNVV
- a CDS encoding metal-sulfur cluster assembly factor, whose product is MSEKKYSPEEVEKIKTRILESLEQVIDPELGIDIVNLGLIYEIRFDETNGETEIDMTLTTMGCPLADLLTDQIYDAMSDVPEVTKTDVKLVWYPAWTVEKMSRYARIALGIR